One window of the Flavobacteriaceae bacterium YJPT1-3 genome contains the following:
- a CDS encoding serine acetyltransferase — translation MKDSSSLLIAIEKQKKQMPIAFALKDRSQQFTELLYRTLFDQDTSTQEGLAELERQFQFLRDLACPDRKNSPCKRWDDFCKQIPKLFADLKLDAQSIYENDPAAQSIEEVYLAYPGFFAIAVYRMAHQFHQFGLPLIPRLMTEYAHQLTGIDIHPGARIGTPFFIDHGTGVVIGETTYIHDHVKIYQGVTLGALTVDKKLEKVKRHPTIESYVTLYANATVLGGATVIGAHSIIGGNAWITDSVPPRSRVTHQSKLEVRSQSNSTHE, via the coding sequence ATGAAAGATTCGAGTTCCTTATTGATCGCTATTGAGAAGCAAAAAAAGCAAATGCCTATTGCCTTTGCTTTAAAAGATAGAAGCCAGCAGTTCACTGAACTCTTGTACCGCACCTTATTTGATCAAGATACGAGTACTCAGGAGGGTCTAGCTGAATTGGAACGGCAATTTCAATTTCTTAGAGATCTGGCCTGTCCCGATCGTAAGAATAGTCCCTGCAAGCGGTGGGACGACTTCTGCAAGCAAATTCCTAAACTGTTTGCAGATCTTAAACTCGACGCCCAGTCAATTTATGAAAACGACCCCGCCGCCCAATCCATAGAAGAGGTCTATCTGGCCTACCCCGGGTTTTTTGCCATTGCGGTGTATCGTATGGCTCATCAATTCCACCAATTCGGGCTGCCTTTGATCCCCCGATTGATGACCGAATATGCGCATCAATTGACCGGTATAGATATTCATCCGGGAGCACGTATCGGCACTCCTTTTTTTATCGATCATGGCACCGGCGTGGTCATTGGCGAGACGACCTACATTCATGATCATGTGAAAATCTATCAAGGGGTCACTCTTGGCGCTTTGACCGTCGACAAAAAATTAGAGAAAGTGAAGCGCCATCCCACCATTGAGAGTTATGTAACGCTCTATGCCAATGCAACTGTTCTCGGAGGAGCTACGGTCATTGGGGCACACAGCATCATTGGAGGGAATGCCTGGATCACAGACTCTGTTCCTCCTCGGAGTCGCGTGACTCATCAATCGAAGTTAGAAGTTCGTTCTCAAAGCAATAGCACTCATGAATAG
- a CDS encoding YeeE/YedE thiosulfate transporter family protein: protein MDWIYEPWPWYVSGPLIALIMFLLLWMGKQFGMSSNLRTVCAALGAGKQSHFFQFDWKAERWNLTVVAGAIIGGFLAAQFLSDNTVAINPDTAQQLAKEYGINSAGEAYLPPELFSSAQLSDPFHLAVLLVGGLLVGFGARYAGGCTSGHAISGLSNLQLPSLLAVIGFFIGGLTMIHFIFPILF, encoded by the coding sequence ATGGATTGGATCTATGAACCCTGGCCCTGGTATGTTTCCGGCCCCTTGATCGCGCTGATTATGTTTCTATTGCTCTGGATGGGCAAGCAATTTGGTATGTCTTCTAACCTGAGAACGGTTTGTGCCGCGCTGGGTGCAGGAAAACAGTCTCATTTTTTTCAATTCGATTGGAAAGCAGAGCGCTGGAACCTCACTGTGGTCGCTGGAGCAATTATTGGTGGTTTTCTTGCCGCCCAATTTTTAAGTGACAATACGGTGGCAATCAACCCGGATACCGCGCAGCAATTGGCAAAGGAGTACGGAATTAACAGCGCGGGAGAAGCCTATTTACCCCCGGAGCTTTTCAGCAGTGCCCAATTGAGCGATCCGTTTCATCTGGCCGTTTTGCTGGTTGGAGGACTACTGGTTGGTTTTGGTGCCCGCTACGCCGGGGGATGTACCTCCGGTCATGCCATTTCTGGCTTGAGTAACTTACAGCTTCCTTCCCTTTTGGCCGTTATTGGTTTTTTTATTGGAGGTTTAACCATGATTCATTTCATTTTCCCAATACTCTTTTAA
- the cysM gene encoding cysteine synthase CysM, translating into MNSLVDLIGNTPLVKSAVLNTNPNVELYFKLEGNNPAGSVKDRPAYNMIKEGLKSGSITPHSKLIEATSGNTGIALAMIAGVFKLDIELVMPDTATQERVQTMRAYGAKVTLHPEGIEGARDYAEQKVREEGYTPINQFANDHNWQAHYKTTGPEIWRDTQGKVTHFVSSMGTTGTIMGTSTFLKEQNSSIQIVGVQPTDDSSIPGIRKWPEAYLPKIFNPKKVDRILEVSQSESIAMTKRLAKEEGILAGMSSGGATTAALRLANELEEGMIVSIICDRGDRYLSSGLFE; encoded by the coding sequence ATGAATAGTTTAGTCGATCTTATCGGAAATACCCCTTTGGTCAAATCTGCAGTGCTCAACACCAATCCAAACGTGGAGCTCTACTTCAAATTGGAAGGCAACAATCCGGCGGGAAGTGTTAAAGATCGCCCGGCTTATAATATGATCAAGGAAGGACTTAAGTCGGGTTCCATCACTCCCCACTCCAAACTGATCGAAGCCACCAGTGGCAATACCGGTATCGCACTGGCTATGATTGCCGGGGTATTTAAATTAGACATAGAACTGGTGATGCCCGATACGGCTACTCAGGAACGGGTGCAGACCATGCGTGCCTATGGAGCTAAGGTCACTTTACACCCGGAAGGTATTGAAGGAGCCCGGGATTACGCCGAACAGAAGGTACGTGAGGAGGGCTATACCCCCATCAATCAATTTGCCAACGACCACAACTGGCAGGCGCATTACAAAACTACCGGACCGGAGATCTGGAGAGACACCCAGGGAAAAGTGACCCATTTTGTGTCCTCCATGGGCACTACGGGTACGATCATGGGCACTTCTACATTCTTAAAAGAGCAGAATTCGTCCATACAGATTGTAGGTGTTCAGCCTACAGACGATTCCAGCATCCCCGGAATTCGAAAGTGGCCTGAGGCGTATTTGCCTAAAATCTTCAATCCGAAAAAAGTCGATCGCATTCTAGAGGTCAGTCAGTCAGAGTCCATTGCGATGACCAAACGATTGGCCAAAGAAGAAGGAATTCTGGCCGGCATGAGCAGTGGGGGTGCCACCACTGCAGCGCTCCGACTTGCCAATGAATTGGAAGAGGGCATGATTGTAAGTATCATTTGCGACCGGGGAGATCGCTATCTATCCTCCGGACTGTTCGAGTAA